The following proteins are encoded in a genomic region of Odocoileus virginianus isolate 20LAN1187 ecotype Illinois chromosome 14, Ovbor_1.2, whole genome shotgun sequence:
- the SREK1 gene encoding splicing regulatory glutamine/lysine-rich protein 1 isoform X4, protein MTPQAAAKELEEVMKRVREAQSFISAAIEPESGKSNERKGGRSRSHTRSKSRSSSKSRSRRKRSQSKHRSRSHNRSRSRQKDRRRSKSPHKKRSKSRERRKSRSRSRSRDKRKDTREKIKEKERVKEKDREKEREKERDREKEREKEKERGKNKDKDRDKEREKDRDKDKDKEKDKERERDKDHEKERDKEKEKEQDKEKEREKDRSKEIDEKRKKDKKSRTPPRSYNASRRSRSSSRERRRRRSRSSSRSPRTSKTIKRKSSRSPSPRSRNKKDKKREKERDHISERRERERSASTRKSSNDREGKDKVEKNNTSLKEKEHNKEPDSSVGKEAEDKDAPRTEESKVQQNGSCQPNEENLSAKAEAV, encoded by the exons ATGACACCTCAGGCTGCAGCTAAGGAGTTAGAAGAAGTAATGAAGCGAGTACGAGAGGCTCAGTCCTTTATCTCAGCAGCTATCGAACCAG AGTCTGGAAAGAGCAATGAAAGAAAAGGCGGTCGATCTCGTTCCCACACTCGTTCAAAATCCAGGTCTAGCTCAAAATCCCGTTCTCGAAGGAAAAGGTCACAGTCAAAACACAG gaGTAGATCCCACAATAGATCACGTTCAAGACAAAAAGATAGACGTAGATCTAAGAGCCCTCATAAAAAACGCTCTAAATCAAGGGAGAGGCGAAAGTCAAGGAGTCGCTCACGTTCACG ggacaaaagaaaagatacccgagaaaaaatcaaggaaaaggaaagagtgaaagaaaaagatagagaaaaggaaagggaaaaagagagagacagggaaaaggaacgtgaaaaagaaaaggaacggggtaaaaacaaagataaagacCGAGATAAAGAACGGGAAAAGGACCGAGATAAAGACAAGGACAAAGAGAAGGACAAAGAGAGAGAGCGGGACAAAGACCATGAAAAGGAACGagacaaagaaaaggagaaggaacaagacaaagaaaagGAACGAGAAAAGGACAGATCCAAAgagatagatgagaaaagaaagaaggataaaAAGTCCAGAACACCACCCAGAAGTTACAATGCATCAAGAAGATCTCGTAGTTCCAGCAG ggAAAGGCgtaggaggaggagcaggagttCTTCCAGATCACCAAGAACATCAAAaaccataaaaaggaaatctTCTAGGTCTCCATCCCCCAGGAG CAGAAATAAGaaggataaaaagagagaaaaagaaagggaccacatcagtgaaagaagagagagagaacgtTCAGCTTCTACAAGAAAGAGCTCTAATgacagagaagggaaggacaagGTAGAGAAGAACAATACTTCACTTAAA GAGAAGGAGCACAATAAAGAACCAGATTCAAGTGTGGGCAAAGAAGCAGAAGACAAGGATGCACCAAGGACTGAGGAAAGCAAAGTGCAGCAGAATGGGAGTTGTCAGCCCAACGAGGAAAACCTCTCTGCCAAAGCGGAAGCGGTATAG
- the SREK1 gene encoding splicing regulatory glutamine/lysine-rich protein 1 isoform X3, whose amino-acid sequence MTSLMPGAGLLPIPTPNPLTTLGVSLSSLGAIPAAALDPNIATLGEIPQPPLMGNVDPSKIDEIRRTVYVGNLNSQTTTADQLLEFFKQVGEVKFVRMAGDETQPTRFAFVEFADQNSVPRALAFNGVMFGDRPLKINHSNNAIVKPPEMTPQAAAKELEEVMKRVREAQSFISAAIEPESGKSNERKGGRSRSHTRSKSRSSSKSRSRRKRSQSKHRSRSHNRSRSRQKDRRRSKSPHKKRSKSRERRKSRSRSRSRDKRKDTREKIKEKERVKEKDREKEREKERDREKEREKEKERGKNKDKDRDKEREKDRDKDKDKEKDKERERDKDHEKERDKEKEKEQDKEKEREKDRSKEIDEKRKKDKKSRTPPRSYNASRRSRSSSRERRRRRSRSSSRSPRTSKTIKRKSSRSPSPRSRNKKDKKREKERDHISERRERERSASTRKSSNDREGKDKVEKNNTSLKEKEHNKEPDSSVGKEAEDKDAPRTEESKVQQNGSCQPNEENLSAKAEAV is encoded by the exons ATGACAAGTCTGATGCCTGGTGCAGGCTTGCTTCCCATACCAACTCCAAATCCCTTAACTACA CTGGGCGTTTCCCTTAGCAGTTTGGGAGCCATACCAGCAGCAGCGCTAGACCCCAACATTGCAACCCTTGGAGAGATACCACAGCCACCGCTTATGGGGAATGTGGATCCTTCTAAAATTGATGAAATTAGGAGAACAGtctatgttggcaatttgaattCCCAG ACAACCACAGCTGACCAGctacttgaattttttaaacaagttGGAGAAGTGAAGTTTGTTCGGATGGCAGGTGATGAGACTCAGCCAACTCGGTTTGCTTTTGTGGAATTTGCAGACCAAAATTCTGTACCAAGGGCCCTTGCTTTTAATGGAGTTATGTTTGGAGACAGGCCACTGAA aataaaTCACTCCAACAATGCAATAGTAAAACCCCCTGAGATGACACCTCAGGCTGCAGCTAAGGAGTTAGAAGAAGTAATGAAGCGAGTACGAGAGGCTCAGTCCTTTATCTCAGCAGCTATCGAACCAG AGTCTGGAAAGAGCAATGAAAGAAAAGGCGGTCGATCTCGTTCCCACACTCGTTCAAAATCCAGGTCTAGCTCAAAATCCCGTTCTCGAAGGAAAAGGTCACAGTCAAAACACAG gaGTAGATCCCACAATAGATCACGTTCAAGACAAAAAGATAGACGTAGATCTAAGAGCCCTCATAAAAAACGCTCTAAATCAAGGGAGAGGCGAAAGTCAAGGAGTCGCTCACGTTCACG ggacaaaagaaaagatacccgagaaaaaatcaaggaaaaggaaagagtgaaagaaaaagatagagaaaaggaaagggaaaaagagagagacagggaaaaggaacgtgaaaaagaaaaggaacggggtaaaaacaaagataaagacCGAGATAAAGAACGGGAAAAGGACCGAGATAAAGACAAGGACAAAGAGAAGGACAAAGAGAGAGAGCGGGACAAAGACCATGAAAAGGAACGagacaaagaaaaggagaaggaacaagacaaagaaaagGAACGAGAAAAGGACAGATCCAAAgagatagatgagaaaagaaagaaggataaaAAGTCCAGAACACCACCCAGAAGTTACAATGCATCAAGAAGATCTCGTAGTTCCAGCAG ggAAAGGCgtaggaggaggagcaggagttCTTCCAGATCACCAAGAACATCAAAaaccataaaaaggaaatctTCTAGGTCTCCATCCCCCAGGAG CAGAAATAAGaaggataaaaagagagaaaaagaaagggaccacatcagtgaaagaagagagagagaacgtTCAGCTTCTACAAGAAAGAGCTCTAATgacagagaagggaaggacaagGTAGAGAAGAACAATACTTCACTTAAA GAGAAGGAGCACAATAAAGAACCAGATTCAAGTGTGGGCAAAGAAGCAGAAGACAAGGATGCACCAAGGACTGAGGAAAGCAAAGTGCAGCAGAATGGGAGTTGTCAGCCCAACGAGGAAAACCTCTCTGCCAAAGCGGAAGCGGTATAG